From Streptomyces sp. TLI_053, a single genomic window includes:
- a CDS encoding superoxide dismutase: MSTYSLPDLPYDYSALERAMSAEILELHHSKHHAAYVKGANDTLEQLAEARDKEQFGGLVGLQKTFAFHLSGHVLHSLFWENLSPEGGDRPDGELADAITEHFGSFEAFKKQLTTATTGVQGSGWGILSWEPLGKRLIVEQVYDHHGNVGQGTTPLLAFDAWEHAYYLQYRNVRPDYVTKLWDVVNWQDVSTRFSAAKSA, from the coding sequence ATGAGCACCTACTCGCTTCCCGACCTGCCGTACGACTACTCCGCGCTGGAGCGCGCGATGTCCGCGGAGATCCTGGAGCTGCACCACTCCAAGCACCACGCCGCGTACGTCAAGGGCGCCAACGACACCCTTGAGCAGCTCGCCGAGGCGCGGGACAAGGAGCAGTTCGGCGGTCTGGTCGGCCTCCAGAAGACCTTCGCCTTCCACCTGTCCGGCCACGTGCTGCACTCGCTGTTCTGGGAGAACCTCTCCCCGGAGGGCGGCGACCGCCCCGACGGCGAGCTGGCCGACGCGATCACCGAGCACTTCGGCAGCTTCGAGGCGTTCAAGAAGCAGCTGACCACCGCCACCACCGGCGTCCAGGGCTCCGGCTGGGGCATCCTCTCCTGGGAGCCGCTCGGCAAGCGCCTGATCGTCGAGCAGGTCTACGACCACCACGGCAACGTCGGCCAGGGCACCACCCCGCTGCTGGCCTTCGACGCCTGGGAGCACGCCTACTACCTGCAGTACCGCAACGTCCGCCCCGACTACGTCACCAAGCTCTGGGACGTCGTCAACTGGCAGGACGTCTCGACCCGCTTCTCGGCGGCCAAGAGCGCCTGA
- a CDS encoding antibiotic biosynthesis monooxygenase, translating to MGFGLVVRFVARDTAAALAFDELTREALEGIRAEEPGTLVYVSHTVPDEPRVRVFYELYADREAFEEHERQFHVRRFLTERGQYLESFEVTFLDEIDGKASA from the coding sequence ATGGGATTCGGCCTCGTTGTGCGCTTCGTCGCCCGCGATACGGCAGCCGCTCTCGCCTTCGACGAACTGACCCGGGAAGCACTCGAAGGGATTCGTGCCGAGGAGCCCGGCACTCTCGTCTACGTCAGCCACACCGTGCCGGACGAGCCGCGCGTCCGGGTCTTCTACGAGTTGTACGCGGACCGCGAGGCGTTCGAGGAGCACGAGCGACAGTTCCACGTCCGCCGGTTCCTGACCGAGCGCGGCCAGTACCTCGAATCGTTCGAGGTCACGTTCCTCGACGAGATCGACGGCAAGGCGTCTGCCTGA
- a CDS encoding helix-turn-helix transcriptional regulator: MNWNAAVVREASQTGNYGKVVELARIQKRLTQLQLGAACGLSQSAVSRLEKRGSGPYAMDVLLRISRHLDIPPAVLGLAGAPNRTTKGGDSVQRRQFLGAAAAIAVAAPVVAALGPSSDASESQVAALRLATTSYRTLDGSTPSRELGEAVHSHLRLIRGIISTAPTEDRRIALAGIASEAASPAAWLAWDMGDHGSARSFYGAAIQAARSSHNPLLTAYQVGSLAQFEAHTGNAVQ, translated from the coding sequence GTGAACTGGAACGCGGCGGTGGTCCGGGAGGCGTCCCAGACCGGAAACTACGGCAAGGTCGTCGAACTGGCACGGATCCAAAAGCGGCTGACCCAGCTGCAGTTGGGTGCGGCATGCGGGTTGTCGCAGTCGGCCGTCTCACGGCTGGAGAAGCGCGGCAGTGGTCCCTATGCCATGGATGTCCTGCTGCGGATCTCACGCCACCTGGACATCCCACCGGCCGTGCTCGGCCTGGCCGGAGCGCCGAACCGGACAACGAAGGGAGGCGACAGCGTGCAGAGGCGTCAGTTCCTGGGCGCGGCGGCGGCGATCGCCGTCGCCGCGCCCGTTGTCGCCGCCCTCGGTCCCTCCTCGGACGCGAGCGAATCGCAGGTGGCCGCGCTCCGGCTCGCCACGACCTCGTACCGAACGCTGGACGGATCGACACCCTCCCGCGAACTCGGCGAGGCCGTTCACTCACACCTGCGGCTGATTCGAGGAATCATCAGCACGGCACCGACCGAGGACCGGCGGATCGCACTCGCCGGGATCGCGAGCGAGGCAGCGAGCCCGGCGGCTTGGCTCGCCTGGGACATGGGCGACCACGGGTCGGCGCGTTCCTTCTACGGGGCCGCGATCCAGGCGGCCCGGTCGAGCCACAACCCACTGCTCACCGCCTACCAGGTGGGAAGCCTCGCCCAGTTCGAAGCGCACACCGGCAACGCCGTCCAGTAG
- a CDS encoding ATP-binding protein, which yields MVVSPLSSARFPVPLEWGAPPGPEAVPGARWLVAAIVREWGVPLSDDALQDLELCASEVIANALLHTGGRCLVTVLRRPGRLRVEVADRCPGLPDRERGAEETGGRGLLLLEALAGAWGWHSEGPGKVVWFEFPEQREAPCPHGWGTALGLVAA from the coding sequence ATGGTGGTCAGCCCGCTCAGCAGTGCCCGGTTCCCGGTTCCGCTGGAATGGGGGGCGCCGCCGGGGCCGGAGGCGGTGCCGGGTGCGCGGTGGCTGGTGGCGGCGATCGTGCGGGAGTGGGGTGTGCCGCTCTCGGACGATGCGCTCCAGGACCTGGAGCTGTGTGCCAGTGAGGTGATCGCCAACGCGCTGCTGCACACCGGGGGCCGCTGCCTCGTCACGGTGCTGCGGCGGCCGGGGCGTCTCCGTGTCGAGGTGGCCGACCGGTGCCCCGGGCTCCCGGACCGGGAGCGCGGGGCCGAAGAAACAGGCGGGCGTGGGTTGTTGCTGCTGGAGGCCTTGGCCGGGGCGTGGGGGTGGCACTCCGAAGGCCCCGGCAAGGTGGTGTGGTTCGAGTTCCCTGAGCAACGCGAAGCGCCGTGCCCCCATGGATGGGGCACGGCGCTCGGGCTTGTGGCGGCGTAG